A portion of the Toxoplasma gondii ME49 chromosome VIIb, whole genome shotgun sequence genome contains these proteins:
- a CDS encoding autophagy protein apg9 protein (encoded by transcript TGME49_260640~Predicted trans-membrane domain (TMHMM2.0):280-303:336-359:501-524:588-608:622-637:815-838), protein MDHITSSYRPPGLPGTVIDSTSLCQISSQATDACRFETPQIRHSSSRAPWASSSSASTSSSSACFADRPHTHMAHDEVLSVAPPQSESYPGRSTVFPAYGSSPFSSVTPGNHFFSLVTAPLRLLLKLQQGAFRRLSLTLPPAPVGFSPFLPPLLGDASHRREEDSDLENPSTSLPSLSPGSSSCLRYQSGAVSGLPRSRRGGDSQSISDETVVFASAGPEVRATRNEKGELCKRYEVSQSRSTAAAASGVSSWDAVADLDKFLYGVYRYWMDGGLFAILSAHLAHLTALAFTIYFSWFLILFVNWKDIVSCTSEEQCRAVPLLIASPFHPWGYKQTLCTVYVVSLSAFLLFNIVVSYLNCRDALLIRTYFRERLFIPSDAVLQLLDWPEVTALLLKAQEAVPFCIVTNELSALDIASTIMREENYFIALTNKNILTQKLPPWIPPKLLYTQVMQWNIRRSIFSRLFDERQRIYRNLFTSPPRDELSPYQSAAAATLASRFKLLSILNLVFLVPLFLFIFFFFFLKHAEDFRLNRQSIVRREFNGYAYWVFREFNELPHQINHRLTLAAAAADDYLQLSPISPSVLHIRLLVKYLVGSLLSIFILLYLFDETPLLFIKIFDRNLLWYTIILGVLYAGIRDTSATSRHDSGAGGRGGAGFTASDGVFASPGGRGLTSPLALYERCMRVVEYTHHLPACWRAPAGIVAIPPPPLLSASVNEKISTKKQDIQSSFSACHTSSCTSSPSFVRPVVSSASMVDFSSSLSLLPPVPPRTTWMPSEGGAAFPSSSVSGDAQERQRVTGVSMQHKMVMHAFCASFYGLRITCLLEELLAVLATPFLLWWFMPRICDDICAFLFSVTAPSSFGDVCCFSSLDLEKFGSSCYQFDRQGSCVVRKNKRGSLRRSTLSDAGTRAGDAPPWWFDEQQEEGEEAEDGSGGEEELKGEERRVCDRGGILQEGKQTRWGRDVSADKISRNGREGDGRERRGGLSSLSPKGPARGLAFGYAGESKKNDHDGEGDSGDAWRGTPRGLLSPLHANSGKVEKSALTFVLTYRIPPPYDDTSPLWTVFASDFLATSMVAASHESESKVGVSSGLSETASFSTPHRGARLPLPISCPVVRWGYPASAVRFALQLEKFQREQIRKYPYLSHELAPDLLEPLNAFPTSLGRDSRRAGDSARRRWRRRRARARRHCRSESDRGAASLKRHLADELQDGELQGDARRRGRRCRRASREREEKRDQGRHARQTREGESGESEERASRKERGGRSGGGERSERRERGKDEVKRGRMCGVENEATWKEEASRCAGSFSSKKRRRESGEEQSILQKLTTRAQSEEESVVVEGGTGEGTLGKNREKGSGGGTGEEGCSLASAKEKRLPSPVTHPRISVSKRGAAHASSRGRREVEKARTKQRGTWNRGQGRSRHTSSSPLTTAESSSTESSSCDASSESASESISESASESVSEATSSGPSDASCNRRASRLFSGENVDIRGLPPMPFERQAPYFFWLERLYEQQSGRVLFATNQLNFFTRCFFRQFPPGAQDPHLKHPRRKTRKQRRQLGAETLRLAPSLQGCARDSSSSPDTDEEERDEEERDKEEQDEEEREDRGSEEEGERVIFDQSRETETGQCFWDDERIAALSADRVEQRTFSVTRGDVN, encoded by the exons ATGGACCATATCACGTCTTCATACCGTCCGCCCGGCCTGCCTGGCACGGTTATAGATTCAACGTCACTTTGCCAGATATCTTCTCAGGCGACAGATGCCTGTCGATTCGAGACTCCCCAAATTcgccactcttcttctcgtgccCCTTgggcgtcttcctcgtctgcctctaCTTCTAGTTCTTCCGCTTGCTTCGCTGATCGTCCACACACGCATATGGCTCACGATGAAGTTCTTTCTGTGGCTCCGCCGCAAAGTGAAAGTTATCCTGGAAGATCGACTGTGTTTCCTGCGTATggttcctctccgttttctaGTGTTACTCCTGGCAACCACTTCTTTTCACTCGTGACTGctccgcttcgtctcctgttgAAATTGCAACAGGGGGCGTTTCGTCGCTTGTCGCTGACACTGCCCCCGGCACCCGTCGGGTTTTCACCGTTTCTGCCGCCACTTCTTGGCGATGCCTCTcacagacgagaggaagattCTGATTTGGAAAATCCCTCGACTTCCCTTCCGTCACTTTCCCCAGGTTCGTCCTCATGCCTGCGCTACCAGTCTGGCGCGGTGTCAGGGTTACCCCGGAGTCGCCGAGGTGGCGACTCTCAATCGATCTCAGACGAGACTGTTGTTTTTGCTTCTGCTGGGCCAGAAGTACGAGCAACTCGGAATGAGAAAGGGGAACTTTGCAAACGTTACGAGGTCTCACAATCGCGATCGACTGCAGCGGCTGCTTCGGGCGTCTCTTCATGGGACGCTGTCGCGGACTTGGACAAGTTTTTGTACGGGGTGTACCGGTACTGGATGGACGGCGGTTTGTTTGCGATTTTGTCAGCACACCTTGCGCACTTGACAGCCTTGGCGTTTACGATCTACTTTTCCTGGTTCCTTATTCTGTTTGTGAACTGGAAGGACATCGTCTCGTGCACCAGCGAGGAGCAATGTCGGGCCGTACCGCTGCTGATCGCTTCTCCGTTCCACCCCTGGGGGTACAAACAGACTCTGTGCACCGTGTACGTGGTTTCcctctctgcatttctcctGTTCAACATTGTCGTCTCGTACCTAAACTGTCGAGACGCACTCTTGATCAGAACGTACTTTCGCGAGCGGCTCTTTATCCCCTCTGACGCCGTCCTGCAACTCCTGGACTGGCCAGAAGTTACAGCCTTGCTCCTCAAAGCCCAGGAAGCCGTGCCGTTCTGCATCGTGACAAACGAACTATCGGCGCTCGACATAGCCAGCACCATCATGCGCGAGGAAAACTATTTCATCGCCTTGACCAACAAAAACATCCTCACGCAAAAACTCCCTCCCTGGATCCCGCCCAAGCTCCTGTACACCCAGGTCATGCAGTGGAACATTCGCCGGTCAATTTTCTCCAGGCTGTTCGATGAACGCCAACGGATTTACCGGAACCTGTTCACCAGTCCGCCCCGAGATGA GCTGTCGCCGTACCAAtctgcagctgcggcgaCACTCGCGTCTCGGTTCAAGTTGCTCTCGATTTTGAATCTGGTTTTTCTCgttccgctcttcctcttcatttttttctttttctttctgaagCACGCCGAAGACTTCCGCCTGAATCGCCAGTCCATTGTCCGCCGCGAATTCAACGGCTACGCTTACTGGGTGTTTCGGGAATTCAACGAATTACCCCACCAAATCAACCACAG GCTAACTCTTGCGGCAGCGGCGGCGGACGACTATCTGCAACTGTCTCCGATTTCGCCGTCGGTGCTGCACATTCGACTCCTCGTGAAGTACCTCGTGGGCTCGCTGCTTTCCATCTTCATTCTCCTGTACCTCTTTGATGAAACGCCTCTCCTTTTCATCAAAATCTTCGACCGCAATCTCCTTTGGTACACAATTATTCTCGGAGTGCTCTACGCAGGCATTCGAGACACTTCCGCAACGAGCAGGCACGACAGCGGAGCTGGAGGTAGAGGCGGTGCTGGCTTCACCGCAAGCGATGGAG TTTTCGCGAGCCCCGGAGGTCGAGGTCTGACTTCTCCCTTGGCTTTGTATGagcgatgcatgcgcgtcgtGGAGTACACGCACCATTTACCGGCATGTTGGAGGGCTCCGGCTGGCATCGTTGCAattcctcctccgcctctcttGTCTGCCTCTGTGAATGAGAAGATCTCCACAAAGAAGCAGGACATccagtcttctttctccgcctgCCACACTTCGTCGTGTacgtcttctccttcttttgtGCGTCCGGTGGTCTCGTCTGCCTCCATGGtcgacttttcttcttctctgtcgcttcttccgccgGTGCCTCCTCGCACGACGTGGATGCCGTCCGAGGGGGGCGcggcgtttccttcttcgagtGTCTCTGGCGATGCCCAGGAGCGCCAGCGCGTGACGGGAGTGAGCATGCAGCACAAGATGGTCATGCACGCGTTTTGCGCTTCTTTCTACGGCCTGAGAATCACCTGCTTGCTCGAGGAACTCCTCGCCGTGCTCGCCACACCCTTTCTGCTCTGGTGGTTCATGCCCAGGATCTGCGACGACATCTgcgcgttcctcttctccgtcactgcgccttcctccttcggagatgtctgctgcttctcctctctcgaccTTGAGAAATTTGGATCCTCCTGCTACCAGTTCGACCGACAGGGTTCATGCGTAGTTCGCAAAAACAAACGCGGCAGTCTGAGACGCTCGACTCTCTCGGACGCCGGAACGCGAGCGGGAGACGCTCCACCCTGGTGGTTCGACGagcagcaagaagaaggagaggaagcagaagacggctctggaggagaggaagagttaaagggagaagagaggagggtgtgcgacagaggaggaatCCTCCAAGAAGGGAAGCAGACACGTTGGGGGCGAGACGTGAGTGCCGATAAGATTTCCAGAAATGGACGAGAAGGtgacgggagagaaaggcgaggtgGGCTGAGCAGCTTGTCGCCGAAAGGACCTGCGAGAGGTCTGGCCTTCGGTTATGCGGGTGaatcgaagaagaacgaccACGATGGCGAGGGAGACTCAGGAGACGCCTGGAGAGGTACCCCTCGTGGACTGCTctcgccgctgcatgcaaacagcgGCAAAGTCGAGAAAAGTGCTCTCACCTTCGTTCTGACCTACAGAATTCCTCCGCCCTACGACGACACCTCGCCTCTGTGGACAGTCTTCGCTTCCGACTTCCTCGCGACCTCGATGGTGGCTGCGTCTCACGAATCAG AATCGAAGGTAGGCGTTTCCTCGGGGCTGAGTGAGACAGCGAGCTTCAGCACTCCGCATCGAGGCGCGCGCTTGCCGCTGCCCATCTCCTGCCCGGTCGTGCGCTGGGGATACCCGGCGTCTGCTGTCCGTTTCGCGCTGCAGCTGGAGAAGTTTCAACGCGAACAAATCCGAAAATATCCGTACTTGTCTCACGAGCTTGCGCCTGACCTTCTGGAGCCCCTCAACGCCTTTCCGACGAGCCTGGGACGAGACAGTCGGCGAgcgggagacagcgcgaggaGGCGGTGGAGACGCCGCCGAGCCCGAGCACGGAGACACTGCAGGAGCGAAAGCGATCGCGGCGCTGCCTCGCTCAAGCGCCATCTCGCAGACGAGCTCCAGGACGGCGAACTGCAAGGCGAcgcaagaaggagaggaagacgctgcagacgagctagcagagagagagaagagaagagagaccagGGAAGGCATGCAAGACAGacacgagaaggagaaagcggagaaagcgaggaaagagcaagcaggaaagagagaggaggccgaagcggaggaggcgaacggagtgaacgaagggagagagggaaggatgAAGTGAAGAGAGGCCGTATGTGCGGGGTCGAGAACGAGGCAACGTGGAAGGAGGAAGCGTCTCGATGTGCAGGGTCCTTTTCTTCCAAGAagcgcagacgcgagagcggcgaggagCAAAGTATCCTTCAGAAGTTGACAACGCGCGCACAgtcggaggaagagagtgtCGTGGTCGAAGGCGGAACAGGCGAAGGGACGCTGGGgaagaatcgagagaaaggcagcggcggaggcacaggagaagaagggtgCTCGTTAGCGtccgcgaaagagaagagactccCATCTCCTGTCACTCACCCTcgcatctctgtctccaagCGCGGCGCTGCTCATGCGTCCTCTagggggagacgagaggtCGAGAAGGCTCGAACGAAGCAACGTGGAACCTGGAACAGAGGCCAAGGCAGAAGCCGCCAcacctcgtcttctcccttgaCGACCGCCGAGTCCTCTTCAACCGAGTCCTCGTCTTGCGACGCTTCCTCAGAATCCGCCTCGGAATCCATTTCGGAATCCGCCTCGGAGTCCGTTTCGGAGGCGACGTCCAGCGGCCCATCTGATGCCTCCTGCAACAGGCGagcgtctcgtctcttctcaggTGAAAACGTCGACATACGCGGGCTCCCACCGATGCCGTTCGAGCGCCAAGCTCCCTACTTCTTCTGGCTGGAGAGACTCTACGAGCAACAGTCGGGACGCGTCTTGTTCGCAACCAATCAACTAAATTTCTTCACGCGGTGCTTCTTCAGGCAGTTCCCTCCAGGCGCCCAGGACCCCCACCTGAAACACCCGCGCCGCAAGACCCGCaagcaaaggagacagctgggTGCGGAGACACTCCGCCTCGCCCCCTCGCTTCAAGGCTGcgccagagacagcagcTCCTCCccagacacagacgaagaagagcgagacgaagaagagcgagacaaagaag